Genomic window (Apodemus sylvaticus chromosome 22, mApoSyl1.1, whole genome shotgun sequence):
ttgTGATCACCGACCTCGACCCCTGCAGAGGCTGAGCGATGGCGTCCATGGGGCTGCAGGTGCTGGGGATCTCCTTGGCGGTGCTGGGCTGGCTGGGAGTCATCCTGAGTTGTGCGCTGCCCATGTGGCGGGTGACCGCTTTCATCGGCAGCAACATCGTCACGGCGCAGACCAGCTGGGAGGGCCTGTGGATGAACTGCGTGGTGCAGAGCACCGGCCAGATGCAGTGCAAGATGTACGACTCCATGCTGGCCCTGCCGCAGGACCTGCAGGCCGCCCGAGCCCTTATGGTGGTTAGCATCAtcgtgggagctctggggatgctCCTCTCCGTGGTCGGGGGCAAGTGCACCAACTGTATGGAGGACGAGACCGTCAAGGCCAAGATCATGATCACCGCCGGAGCCGTGTTCGTCGTGGCGAGTATGTTGATCATGGTACCCGTATCCTGGACCGCTCACAACGTCATCCGCGACTTCTACAACCCTCTGGTGGCTTCCGGGCAGAAGAGGGAGATGGGGGCCTCGCTTTACATCGGCTGGGCGGCCTCTGGGCTGCTGCTCCTGGGAGGAGGTCTCCTCTGCTGCAGTTGCCCACCTCGCAGCAACGACAAGCCCTACTCGGCCAAGTACTCCGCCGCCCGCTCTGTCCCCGCCAGCAACTATGTGTAAGGTGGGCCGCTCTATGGCCACGTtgcctttgttatttttcttggaTTGAGCTCATAACAGCCTGTGGCCCCTCAGATTCTCCAGGACCTGccctgctgcttgctggggacGGGCAAACCCGGACTGTGCCAAGTTACTAGCCCGTAGCTCTTGGGGACCCACCTGCCCCACTCGGACACGATCTCAAGGCTCCTTACAACGGGCAAGGATGGATGTAAAAGTATTTCCTTGCTGCTTACATCCAAACTGCTCCTGGCTACGGGGCTGAAGGCAGACGCAGCTGGGAACAGCAGTGGAGGCGGGAGCTGGGTCCTGCTGGCCGGGGTAGCTCAGCTGTGACTTTGGACTCCGGAGTGGATGTCCTGCTCTGTCCCCCACTCAGCCTACACGTTACTCCAGCGCTACTCTTGCCATGACGCCCCGCGATTCCGAGCACTCCTGGTCCTACCTGGAGTCTTGGGGTGCTGAGTGACTGAGTGTGACTGGGGGACCATGGAGAGCCGGTGGGTTCTGCTATGGAATCCTCCCAGTGATTAGCAATGACTGAGGCCTTAGCCACCCACACACCGCCGTAATGAAGTTCTGTGCAGTGGATGGACGGGTTTGAGGCAAGAAGGGTGGAGGTGGGTTAAACTGGTTTGGGGAGTGCTGGGCCTGGGGACCTAGAAGCAGCCCAGGGTGTCCCCACCCCTTTCCCTTACTGTCTGGCTAAATGCTCTGATCTCTTCACCCGCTCCGAAGGACCCTGAGCCTCTCGAGGGGGCCTCCTCTGAATTCCTGCCCCTTGTCCATTTCAAGGACACCGGCCAGTCTGCGGAAGGTCCCGGGGTGATGGCATTGCACCGGGGAGTCTCCTGGACTCCCTGCCCTCTCTGTGGTTTCTTGTTTTGTAATTTAAGGTCTGTTCACAGctgtaattattattttctacaaTAAATGGCACCTGCATACAGGAAAGGTTTGGGCTCTTCTCTGAGGTCTGGATGGGCCGGGGCTGGAGGCGGGTGGCTGAGGGTCCACGGGAGAGAGACCCTGATGTTGTAATAAGATGGAACGGTGGAGCTCAGTTGGTAAGAGCGTGCCTGGCATGCCAAAGGCCCTGTGTCCCATACTCATTCCTAAATGAAGGCTATCCCCCAGTAGTAGAAGGTccaaggctaccctggtctacatgagaccctgtctcaaaaagtgatTCAGGAGATCTCATTGTAAAAATGAGAACTATCTCTGACTGGAGAACCACGGAGTTTGAGGCttttacttgcttttttttttttttttttttttttttttttaaagcccatcAAACTcattgcaatcctcctgccttagtcctTGAGTGTACTACCATGTTGGCAAGCTCTTCATGTGTTAGAAGGGAAACCCTGTATCTTGGACCCAGTTAATGCCCaggactgggggtggggctggggcacCCCAGATGACACtgaagggagggggtgggagggggagtggCTAATTCATCTGCTGCTTCCTCCCTGGTCTCCCTTTCTCTGAGCAGCCAGGCTGGCCTGCTTATTTTCCACAGGCCGCTCTATAGGAGTCACCTTCCCTAAGGAATGTCCTTTCCCCACTCTTGAAGCCTTGCTGGTCTTACAGGTCCGGGCTGAGGCCTCCTCCCTAGGGAGTCCTCCCACAACCCAGGAATGCCCAAGGTACAGAGAGTCCttaaacccacacccacaccaccacAGGGCAGGCTGGGCCACACCCTGACTTTCCTATCCCCTGCTTcagggtttttattgttttgatagAAGATCtaaatgtagcccaggctagcctccaggtATACAGCTAAAGACAACCTTAAATTCCTGAAGGTCCTGCTTCCACTTTCCCAGTGTTGGGGTTAGAGATGTGTACCCCCATGcctgttttatgtggtgctgaggataaAGGATCTGTGCTTGGGACACATTGTTACTAGGGCTGGATCCTGATTCCGTTTGTGGAAACGGGGTCTCGTATCCTGGCTGGACTCGAACCTGATTCCTCACAAAGGACGGTTTGAGTTTctcattctccttcctcctcctcctcctctctggtgCTGGGCTTATGGGCAGGGACGCCACAGCTAGATTTATTCCGAGCTGGGCTGGAAGCCAGGGCTTCGAGTACACCAGCTTTCTAGCTCTGAGCCCCATCCACACAGAACCCTTCCTGTTCGTGCGCCTCTGTGGCTCAGCTCCAAAGCTGAGACCAGAAGACAGCTTTGCGGAGtcggctctctccttccacctttacgtGGGCTTGGGGTGGACTCTCACCACTGGGCTCACGCGGCCTCTGCCTctaccggctgagccatctcaaggGCCCACGAACCGCTTCGTGACTTTGTGGGCATAGCCAAGTTCTCATGATGAAGTCACCAGATGGTGTTAAAGCCAAGTGAGTGGGCCTGTGacagaatcccagcactgggggtaGAGATGGGAGGATCccgagttcaagaccatccttcaTTACAtagccagtttgaggccagcctgggctacctgacaCTATATAACAGactcactgttttattttttcttcatagtCAATTTTTTACTCCCtgtggtcctggggatcaaatccaggggcCCCCATGTTAGACAAAGGCCCTACTGTTGAGCAGCCCCAATCTCCTCTTCATTAAACACTGAAAAACCCGGTGGCTGAGAGGCAGGcaaacctctgtgagtttgaggccagcctggtctagttcCAGTTCTGCGAGGGCTACGTGGTTCAACCTTCtttaaaaccaacaaaaccaaataaataacacTGTTCTGGGTGGAGGGCTAGCCTAGTGTaccaagggtcctgagttcaagtcccagctcgGCCTAAACTTAAGCAACACAGGCAAGTAAGTAATCCGAGATGCTCCAGAGGAGGCGGCTGAGGGAGCGGGGCTTGAAGCTCCTGGTAGGCCCTAACCAGTCAGAGGCCCACCGGGCCTCCCTCTGACCCCGTGTCAGAGTAACCAAAAGGATGAGTCAGGATAACAAGAGACattacatcattttcctttgAGATGGCTTAGCCAGTAATGGTGTTTGCTGCCAAGTCTGGTGACCTAAATTGCATTCCCTGGACTCAAATggttctgcaagttgtcctttgacttccataaGCATGTATTCCAtggcacatgaacacacacacacacacacacacacacacacacacacactaatataagCCAGGtttggtggagcatgcctttagaCACagtcctggggaggcagaggtgggtgggtctctgtgagttcgaggccagccttgatCTACAAAGCCAGTCTAGGACAGACATGGCTGTCTACACTGAAAAACCCTGGGGGCGCGggagaaatatataaatgtgaaaaaagatggagaaaattAAACTTTTACTATTGTTAATCTATTTTTATTCCCTGTGCTAGGCAGGGCTTCCGtagtactgttttgttttgttttgtttttgagacagggtttctctgtatagctctggctgtcctggaactcactcagtagaccaggctggccttgaactcagaaatccgcccgcctctgcctcccaagtgctgggattacaggcgtgcgccaccacgcccagtacGTAGTACTGTTAAAACATACCtttagcccctcactgggggatcctAAAGTACTCTACATCTCTAGATCTTTctaagtatttatttgtttgtttgtttgttttttccagacagagtttctctgtgtagccctggctgtcctggaactcactctgtagaccaggctggccttgaactcagaaatccaactgcctctgcctcccaagtgctgggactaaaggtgtgtgtcaccactgcatggttaaatttttatttatttattcagttttattttacgTGCATCGGTGTtttgtcaggtcccctggaaatgGAATTGCAAAACATTGTGAGcggtcatgtgggtgctgggactcgaacCTGGGTCgcccggaagagcagtcagtgctcttgacctcaAAGTCATTTTTCTAGCCTCTCTAGATCTTGTCTCACTTTTTGAAACAGAGTGTGGATGAATGGTTCAGGCTGGCtggatttcactctgtagcccaggcaggccttgggcttcctatcctcctgcctcagctacgCAGGAGGCTGGGGTGCTAGGTCTGGGCCAACCTAATCTACCTCTCTCCTTGCCCCAGCTTACCACGTGACTCAGAAAGGCCCAATCTACCTCCCAGGTATCCTAACAACAGATAACATCTCTGATGGGGGGCCGGGGGACGGGACTGGTTGGGACCAGATGTCGGACGGTGACAGTTGTTTACTTTGCTTCATTTTATGTGGGTTTCGATATAGCCTTGCCTGGCTGAGACTGGTTGAAGCCAGGTTCTTTGTTGCACAAGTGTCCAGGAAATGTTATTTTGACTTCATGGGGCCCCAAGCTAAGATCTCAGATCAGGCTACACCACAGTTTTCTGAATCTGCTTCTCTGGTCACCTTTCCCAGGAATCAGATCACCCCCATTTCTCAGTCTTTAGaatgtatttatgtttattttctattggtgctgtgcaagtgtgcacatgtgttttgtGGAGGTCTGAGTACAACTTGCTGGAGCCGGTTCTCGCCTCTATCATGTGAATCCCGAAGACTGAACCCAAGtcgccctctgagccatctctccagcctgtttgtCTCCTAAGTACCTGAAATTCCCTTTACAGAGGCACACTTGAGTCAGTCTCTTTCTCCATcagccccactgtgtgtgtgtgtgtgtgtgtgtgtgtgtgtggtgtgtgtggtgtgtgtgtggtgtgtgtgtatgtgtgtgtggtatgtgtggtgtgtggtgtgtggtgtgtgtgtggtgtgtggtatgtgtgtatgtgtgtgtggtatgtgtgtgtgtgtgtggtatgcgtgtgtgtgtgtgtgtgtgtgtgtgtgtgtgtgtggtgtgtgtgtgtatgtgtggtgtgtgtgtgtatgtgtggtgtgtgtgtggtgtgtgtgtatgtgtgtgtgtgtagtgtgtggtgtgtgtatgtgtgtgtggtgtatgtgtatgtgtggtgtgtgtgtgtgtgtgtgtgtggtgtgtgtgtggtgtgtgtgtggtgtgtgtgtgtgtgtgatgtgtgtggtatgtgtgtgtggtatgtggtgtgtgtgtatgtgtgtggtgtatgtgtgtgtgtgtgtggtgtgtgtggtgtgtgtggtgtatgtgtgtgtgtggtgtgtgtgtagtgtgtgtggtatgtgtgtgtggtatgtggtgtgggtggtatgtgtgtgtggtatgtggtgtgtatgtgtgtttgtatggtatgtgtgtgtgtgtggggggtgtgtgtggtatgtgtgtgtggtatgtggtgtgtgtatgtgtgtgtgtatggtgtgtggtgtgtgtggtatgtgtgtgtgtgtggtgtgtgtgtgtggtgtgtggtgtgtgtgtgtggtgtgtggtatgtatgtatgtgtgtgtggtgtgtgtgtgtgtgtgtgtgtgtatgtgtgtggtgtgtgcgtgtggtgtgttatacatatgcacatgttaaCACATCAGGTATTGtcagtcactctccaccttggtttttgagacagggttcctcatTGAACCCAGAGCGCATAGATTTGGCTAGTCTGTctgtgtaaccccagcactggggttacaaatGTGTCACCCCAAAAACCTTAAAAACAGAGTGCCTGGGACCCACACTTACATAGTAAGAACCTTACAGGCTCTGCCATCTTCCTGCCtagattttaaatttacttttctttcttttttttaaagattttttttattattattatatgtaagtacaccgtagctgtcttcagacaccagaagaggacgtcagatcttgttatggatggttgtgagccaccacgtggttgctgggatttgaactcatgacctaaggaagagcagtcagtgctcttaccgctgagccatctctccaaccccaatttatttttctatttatttatttatttatttagtgttctgtagaccaggctggtctggaactctgagagccttctgctctgcctccccagtgctgggattaagtgtgtGTACCACCAATGCCTGGGaggtttgtttattgttttttaattatgtctgcgtgtatgtgtggtatatggaTGTGAATGCAGGTGGctgccaggaagcagaggtgtTGTGTCGGGTGCCCTGGCGCTGGCGTTACAGGCAATTGCGAGactcccatgtgggtgctgggatctctGCTTTCTCTGGGAGATCGAGAAATGCTCTTAATCAAAGAGCCGTTTCTAAAGCATTCAAAATTATTATCAtaattattgtgtgtatgtatgtgtgtgtgcatatgtatgtgggtgccagcaccacagcatgtgtgtggaggtcacaggacaacatGGTGGGATTAGAACCCTTCTCTCTTTCCAGCTTTATGCCTGGCCTTGaatacagagatctgcctgcctctgccctgagcTTTAAAGCTGTAGGGGTCACCATGCGCTTAGCACAATGAAGGATCTTACACTGAGCAAACTCTTCAGtccccttattttattttatattttattttattttgttgagacaaggtagcccaggctggccttgaactcatgattcttaCACCTGCCACCCAAAGGCTGAAAAAACATGTGATGACTGGTTAAACCAATACcttaatgcttttcttttctcttcatttttcttttcctctcctcccctctcctccctctccctcccctctcttccctttcctttccaagacagggtttctccatgtagccctggctatcctggaactcactctgtagaccaggctggcctcgaactcagaaatctgcctgcctcctgagggctgggaggagcaaaagtgtgcaccaccatcgctCTTAattagtgtgtgtatgagtgacgCCCTTATTTAGTTCATTTACTTatctcgtgtgtatgtgtgtgtgtgtgtgcgtgcatgtgcatgcattcatgtgtgtgcatgagtgcatgccttcatgtgtgtgcgtgtatgagtgcatgtgcatgcattcatgtgtgtgcatgagtgcatgccttcatgtgtgtgcgtgtatgagtgcatgtgcatgcattcatgtgtgtgtgcatgagtgcatgccttcatgtgtgtgcgtgtatgagtgcatgtgcatgcattcatgtgtgtgcattagtgcatgccttcatgtgtatgtgtgtatgagtgcatgcattcatgtgtgtgcgtgtatgagtgcatgtgttcaggtgtatgtgtgtacgtgcatgtgcatgcattcatgtgtgtgcatgagtgcatgccttcatgtgtatgtgtgtatgagtgcatgcattcatgtgtgtgcatgcgtgtatgccttcatgtgtgtgcgtgtatgagtgcatgtgttcaggtgtatgtgtgtgcgtgcatgtgcattcattcatgtgtgtgcatgagtgcatgccttcatgtgtgtgcgtgtatgagtgcatgtgcatgcattcatgtgtgtgcatgagtgcatgccttcatgtgtgtgcgtgtatgagtgcatgtgcatgcattcatgtgtgtgtgcatgagtgcatgccttcatgtatgtgcgtgtatgagtgcatgtgcatgcattcatgtgtgtgcattagtgcatgccttcatgtgtatgtgtgtatgagtgcatgccttcatgtgtatgtgtgcatgcatgtgcacgcattcatgtgtgtgcatgcgtgtatgccttcatgtgtgtgcgtgtatgagtgcatgtgttcaggtgtatgtgtgtgtgcatgtgcatgcattcatgtgtgtgtgcatgagtgcatgccttcatgtgtgtgcatgtatgagtacatgcattcatgtgcatctgtgtgtgtgtgtatgtgcgagcTCACACGCTATGTAGATAGCAAGGGACAACTTGTggtcatttctctccatttaccaCGTGGCTCCAGAGGATCCTGCTCAGACTTGGTGGTAAGTGTGGCTTTATCTTCCAGCGCCATCTTGCTGGACCTGATTCAACATCTTTCGCAAAATGGGGCTGGGACGGTGCTTGGCGTGTCACAGTGCACAGTGGTCTCTTTACtgctttccttttactttttctgTATCTGCTCTGCGTGTGGCTTGTGCACCTGAGTGTACAGGCTCACCCGCGCATGTGCAGACTAGAGCAAGCACCGGGGtgtcctctgtcactctctgctGTCTGCCTTATTACTTGAAGACAGGAAAAGCTGCCTGTTTTGGTTTGGTTACCTGCAGAGGGATCcgcccatctccccaccccaatGGTGGTTTTATACACCGGCAGGCTTGTAactcgtgatttttttttttaaagatttattcattttgctgggtggtggcacacacctttaatcctagtgcttgtgaggcagaggcaggaggatttttgagttcaaggctagcctggtctacaaagtgagttccaggatagccagggctacacagggaaaccctgtctcgaaaaaacaacaacaaaaaaacccaaacaaacaaaaagatttatttattatatgtaagtacactgtaactgtcttcaaacacaccagaagagggtgtcatatcccataacagatggttgtgagccaccatgtggttgctgggatttgaactcaggaccttcgggagagcagtcagtgctcttaaccgctgggccCTCTCTGCAGCCTCTGGTAACTCGtgatttttatgtggatgctgaagACCGCAGTTCAGTTTCTCACGCTTTGAGGAACAAGCACTGTTAATGATTGCTCCAGCCCTGTGGCCTTGAATTCTGACTCAAAAGAAACTAGAGGAGTCCCTAGTAGACGACTCCTAATGGGCGTAGCTGGGAAGATGGacccattttacagacagagcAGGGAAGGCCAAGAAAACACATTGGGCTAAGAGCAGACATAGAGGATCAGTGGTCAACTAAGGGTTGGAtcctgagccccacccccaccccgtgctgTCTCCTGCTTTCGGTAAAGGTAGACGATGCCAGAGATGAAGCCATCGTTGGCACGAGTGTCCATCCCTGTCTCTTGTTCTGAAGTTGCTAGCTCCCAGCGGTCCACAGGCTGGGTCACCAGGCGTTCCCACGCTCCAGCCTGCTCCAGGGAGTCGAAGGTCGCTTCCAGCGCCTCCTTGTAGGGAAGGTTGGATGCGTTGGTCCGGGTAGTCAGACAAACGAGTCCACCTGgagagggttgggggaggggcaggggagggggatgaaTGCACTCAAGTCTTCAGCTCCCGGCCAGCTTTCCACTTACAGGGCTTGCTACCTAAAGTGGCCTCCCCCAGGAATCCCCTTCAGTTTCCTTAACCTGATggtctccatttaaaaaaaaaaacaaaaaactttttacAGCTCTGCAGATGAAAATACGGGCCTCAAACATGCTAAAAAAGACACTACAGTTAAACAATACTCCTagtccctccctgggggattctaggccgggactctaccactgagccacgcccccagcccctccctgggggattctaggcaggggctctaccactgagccacgccccccccgccctccctgggggattctaggcaggggctctaccactgagccacgcccccagcccctccctgggggattctaggcaggtgttCTTCCATTGAGCTCTGTCCCCTAGCTGTCGTGGAGGTTCCTAAGTGAGCACTCTACCCTTGAGCtatatgcccctccccccaccccccccccttttttttttaatttttgcttttgagacaggatcttactaaaTTGCCAGACTGTCTTTGAGATTCTGCTGCTTCAGTCAAAGGTTTCTTAGCAGTCGAGATTACTAGGGCAGGTTCCTGTGCAATCCCTGAACAGCCAAATGCCCTTTACTCCGGGAATTCTTCGCcctggtgggggcagggagctCCACGCTGTCTGTAACTCAGTCCCATCGAAAGACAAATCTGgctctcagggaacagcaggaAAGCGCACAAACGTTGGTCCTTGTAAGACCCTCCATTGCTCTGTGCCAAGTTTCTTGCAGGCATGGGGGGAAATGGTAATTCTGCTTCATGGTTAggacatgtgtgtgcatagtgCATACATGGGTGCAAAGTTCCAGGcagagccaagcatggtggttcAAGCCCAGAATCCCAGCATTTAGCATGAGTAGGCAGGAagtgcaaaataaaattaaaaaataacaatcttAAGTttaaaccgggcagtggtggcgcacgcctgtaatcccagcactctgggaggcagaggcaggcggatttctgagttcaaggccagcatggtctacagagtgagttccaggacagccagggctacacagagaaaccctgtctcgaaaaacaaaaacaaaaacaaaacaacaacaacaaaacaaaccttacGTTTAGTTTTgcttgcctgtgtgtctgtctgtgcaccatgtgtgggCCGTGAACAGGTAAAGGtgttggctctcctggaactaggGTCACAAaaggttgtgagctactg
Coding sequences:
- the Cldn4 gene encoding claudin-4 is translated as MASMGLQVLGISLAVLGWLGVILSCALPMWRVTAFIGSNIVTAQTSWEGLWMNCVVQSTGQMQCKMYDSMLALPQDLQAARALMVVSIIVGALGMLLSVVGGKCTNCMEDETVKAKIMITAGAVFVVASMLIMVPVSWTAHNVIRDFYNPLVASGQKREMGASLYIGWAASGLLLLGGGLLCCSCPPRSNDKPYSAKYSAARSVPASNYV